From Candidatus Sphingomonas colombiensis, one genomic window encodes:
- the trmB gene encoding tRNA (guanosine(46)-N7)-methyltransferase TrmB translates to MNDPTTIRRLYGRRQGHALRAGQAALVEELLPRVSVPEIGALTAETLFGNDRPLQVEIGFGAGEHLAGQAGAAPDTGFIGCEPFLNGVVGALGHIRDRELDNVRIHMGDALEVVERLPDASLDRVYLLHPDPWPKARHAKRRMVNHGPLDLIATKLKPGCEFRLGTDDPTYCRWAMMIMGQRRDFEWTAQGPQDFLTRPADWPETRYERKARRHGHEVWYFTYRRVN, encoded by the coding sequence ATGAACGATCCCACGACCATCCGTCGCCTCTATGGCCGGCGCCAGGGCCATGCGTTGCGCGCGGGGCAAGCAGCGCTTGTCGAGGAACTGCTGCCGCGCGTCTCCGTGCCTGAAATCGGCGCGCTCACGGCTGAAACCCTGTTCGGCAACGATCGCCCGTTACAGGTCGAAATCGGCTTCGGCGCGGGCGAGCACCTCGCCGGACAAGCCGGGGCCGCGCCCGATACGGGCTTTATCGGCTGCGAGCCGTTCCTCAACGGCGTGGTCGGCGCGCTTGGCCACATTCGCGATCGCGAGCTGGATAATGTGCGCATCCATATGGGCGACGCGCTGGAGGTGGTCGAGCGGCTGCCCGATGCGAGCCTAGACAGGGTGTATCTGCTCCACCCCGATCCATGGCCCAAGGCGCGCCATGCCAAGCGCCGGATGGTCAATCACGGTCCGCTCGATTTGATCGCGACGAAGCTCAAGCCCGGCTGCGAATTCCGGCTTGGCACGGACGACCCCACTTATTGCCGCTGGGCGATGATGATCATGGGTCAGCGTCGCGATTTCGAGTGGACAGCGCAGGGACCGCAAGACTTCCTTACCCGCCCCGCCGACTGGCCGGAGACGCGCTACGAGCGCAAGGCCCGCCGACACGGGCATGAAGTGTGGTATTTCACCTATCGCCGCGTCAATTGA
- a CDS encoding VOC family protein — protein MTLRPFHLAFPVHDLAAARAFYGDILGCREGRSSDHWIDFDFGGHQIVAHLDDSMRAPEVTNAVDGHDVPVPHFGIVLTMDEWRTLAARVEAAGVPFGIAPHIRFAGQPGEQATMFFRDPSGNALEFKAFADDAMLFATGKEEIAA, from the coding sequence ATGACACTGCGACCGTTTCACCTCGCCTTTCCCGTTCACGATCTTGCCGCCGCGCGGGCTTTCTATGGTGACATTCTCGGTTGCCGCGAAGGCCGGTCGAGCGATCATTGGATCGATTTCGATTTCGGCGGCCATCAGATCGTCGCGCATCTCGACGATTCGATGCGCGCGCCGGAAGTGACCAACGCGGTCGATGGGCATGATGTGCCCGTGCCGCATTTCGGCATCGTGCTGACGATGGATGAATGGCGCACGCTGGCGGCACGGGTGGAGGCGGCCGGGGTGCCCTTCGGTATCGCACCGCATATCCGATTCGCCGGTCAGCCCGGCGAGCAGGCGACGATGTTTTTTCGCGATCCTTCAGGCAACGCGCTGGAGTTCAAGGCGTTTGCCGATGATGCGATGCTGTTCGCGACCGGCAAGGAGGAGATTGCCGCATGA
- a CDS encoding PhoH family protein yields MSRKPVPAHSGERSRVDVLFDKPQLLARLFGQYDQNLVALENRLGVYITARGNRIGLEGTAEQVAVARDVLNELYARIQRGEEIDTGLVDAAIAMAAEPTLDGIISAERTEAPPIMIRTRKKTIVPRTAAQAHYMRELTTNDMIFALGPAGTGKTYIAVAQAVAQLITGSVQRLILSRPAVEAGERLGFLPGDMKEKVDPYLRPLYDALYDCLPAEQVERRIASGEIEIAPIAFMRGRTLSDAFVILDEAQNTTPAQMKMFLTRFGQNSRMVICGDPKQTDLPGGVTASGLADATSRLDGIEGISLCRFTAADVVRHPIVGRIVEAYEGEDSPPMPQR; encoded by the coding sequence ATGAGCCGCAAGCCCGTCCCCGCCCATTCCGGCGAACGCAGCCGGGTGGACGTGCTGTTCGACAAGCCTCAGCTGCTTGCCCGGTTGTTCGGTCAATATGACCAGAACCTCGTCGCGTTGGAAAACCGGCTCGGTGTTTACATTACGGCGCGGGGCAACCGCATCGGGCTGGAAGGCACCGCCGAACAGGTGGCGGTGGCGCGCGATGTGCTGAACGAGCTTTATGCTCGCATCCAGCGTGGCGAGGAAATCGATACCGGGCTGGTCGACGCAGCCATCGCGATGGCGGCCGAACCGACGCTGGACGGGATCATTTCCGCCGAACGCACCGAAGCGCCGCCGATCATGATCCGCACGCGCAAGAAAACGATCGTGCCGCGCACCGCCGCGCAGGCGCATTACATGCGTGAGCTGACCACCAACGACATGATCTTCGCGCTGGGGCCGGCCGGTACGGGCAAGACCTATATCGCGGTGGCGCAGGCGGTGGCGCAGCTCATCACCGGCTCGGTCCAGCGGCTTATCCTTTCGCGCCCTGCGGTTGAGGCCGGCGAAAGGCTGGGCTTCCTGCCGGGCGACATGAAGGAGAAGGTCGATCCCTATCTCCGCCCGCTTTATGACGCGCTCTACGATTGCCTGCCGGCCGAGCAGGTCGAGCGGCGCATCGCGTCCGGCGAGATCGAGATCGCGCCGATCGCCTTCATGCGCGGGCGCACGCTTTCCGACGCGTTCGTCATTCTCGACGAGGCGCAGAATACCACGCCCGCACAGATGAAGATGTTCCTCACCCGTTTCGGCCAGAACAGCCGGATGGTGATCTGCGGCGATCCGAAACAGACCGATTTGCCCGGCGGCGTCACCGCATCGGGACTGGCGGATGCCACTTCCCGGCTGGATGGGATCGAGGGCATTTCGCTCTGCCGCTTCACCGCCGCGGACGTGGTACGTCATCCGATCGTCGGGCGGATCGTCGAAGCCTATGAAGGCGAGGATTCTCCTCCTATGCCGCAGCGATGA
- the ybeY gene encoding rRNA maturation RNase YbeY, with the protein MIEIELSRDEPWPDRDWATLAEVAVRAAVGRTPYGELLTTAALVEVSVRLTSDEEVHTLNRQYRGKDKPTNVLSFPMVQPDLLETVSQNTDDGELLLGDIVLAHGVCAHEAAERGVTVEAHATHLIVHGTLHLLGYDHLTDDEGDAMEAIERDALADLGIADPYAINED; encoded by the coding sequence ATGATCGAGATCGAACTCAGCCGCGACGAACCCTGGCCTGATCGGGATTGGGCGACGCTGGCCGAAGTGGCGGTGCGAGCGGCCGTGGGGCGGACGCCCTACGGTGAATTGCTTACTACCGCCGCGCTGGTTGAGGTGAGCGTGCGGCTGACCTCCGACGAGGAAGTCCACACACTCAACCGGCAATATCGCGGGAAGGACAAGCCCACCAACGTCCTGTCCTTTCCGATGGTGCAGCCCGATCTGCTCGAAACCGTCAGCCAGAATACTGATGACGGCGAGCTGCTGCTCGGCGATATCGTGCTCGCCCACGGCGTGTGCGCGCACGAGGCGGCCGAACGCGGCGTGACGGTCGAGGCCCATGCCACGCATTTGATCGTGCATGGAACGCTGCATCTGCTAGGTTATGACCACCTGACCGACGACGAGGGAGACGCGATGGAGGCGATCGAGCGTGATGCGCTCGCCGACCTCGGCATCGCAGACCCCTATGCCATCAACGAGGACTGA
- the miaB gene encoding tRNA (N6-isopentenyl adenosine(37)-C2)-methylthiotransferase MiaB — MGATMTKTPPKTFHVKSFGCQMNVYDGERMAELMAADGLTATTDAATADLVVLNTCHIREKATEKVYSDIGRLRKNDPAKMIAVAGCVAQAEGAEIIRRAKVDVVVGPQAYHNLPRLIADAAKGEATLDTDMPVLSKFGALPTRRKVGPAAFLTVQEGCDKFCTYCVVPYTRGAEISRPYGEIVDEAKALVDAGAREITLLGQNVNAWSDDDGRGLHDLIRTLDRIDGLARIRYTTSHPNDMAQGLIDAHRDVEKLMPFLHLPVQSGSDRVLRAMNRSHTRDSYLRILDRVRAARPDIALSGDFIVGFPGETEAEFAETLSLVDAVGHALAFSFKYSPRPGTPAATMDGQVAPEVMDERLQRLQAALNRDQLAFNRASVGRRCTVLIERPGKLPGQMLGKSPWLQSVLLDTSAPIGTLVEVELLHAGPNSVTAREISPAPVSAAAA, encoded by the coding sequence ATAGGCGCGACGATGACGAAGACCCCGCCCAAGACTTTCCACGTCAAGTCGTTCGGTTGCCAGATGAACGTCTATGACGGCGAGCGGATGGCCGAACTGATGGCCGCCGACGGGCTGACCGCGACCACCGACGCCGCGACCGCCGATCTGGTGGTGCTCAACACCTGCCACATCCGGGAGAAGGCGACCGAGAAGGTCTATTCCGATATCGGCCGGCTGAGGAAGAACGATCCGGCGAAGATGATCGCGGTCGCAGGCTGTGTCGCGCAAGCCGAGGGCGCGGAGATCATACGCCGCGCCAAGGTGGACGTGGTGGTCGGCCCGCAAGCCTATCACAACCTGCCGCGACTGATCGCCGACGCCGCGAAGGGCGAAGCGACGCTCGATACCGATATGCCGGTGCTCTCCAAATTCGGGGCGTTGCCGACACGCCGCAAGGTCGGGCCGGCGGCGTTCCTGACCGTGCAGGAAGGCTGCGACAAATTCTGCACCTATTGCGTGGTGCCCTATACGCGCGGCGCGGAGATCAGCCGACCCTATGGCGAAATCGTCGATGAGGCGAAGGCGCTGGTCGATGCCGGCGCGCGCGAGATCACCTTGCTCGGGCAGAACGTCAACGCATGGAGCGACGACGACGGGCGCGGGCTGCACGATCTGATCCGCACGCTCGATCGGATCGATGGCCTCGCCCGCATTCGCTACACCACCAGCCACCCTAATGACATGGCGCAGGGGCTGATCGACGCACATCGCGACGTCGAAAAGCTAATGCCGTTCCTGCATCTGCCGGTACAGTCGGGCAGCGATCGCGTGCTAAGGGCGATGAACCGCAGCCACACGCGTGACAGCTATCTGCGCATCCTCGATCGCGTGCGCGCGGCACGGCCCGACATTGCCCTTTCCGGTGATTTCATCGTCGGCTTCCCCGGCGAGACCGAAGCCGAGTTCGCCGAAACGCTGAGCCTGGTCGACGCGGTAGGGCATGCGCTGGCATTCAGCTTTAAATACAGCCCCCGCCCCGGCACGCCCGCCGCGACGATGGACGGACAGGTCGCGCCGGAAGTGATGGACGAACGGCTCCAGCGCCTGCAAGCGGCGCTCAATCGCGATCAACTTGCCTTCAATCGGGCCTCCGTCGGGCGGCGCTGTACGGTGCTGATCGAACGGCCGGGAAAGTTGCCGGGCCAGATGCTCGGCAAATCGCCGTGGCTGCAATCGGTGTTGCTCGACACGTCCGCGCCGATCGGCACGCTGGTGGAGGTGGAATTGCTCCACGCCGGCCCCAATTCGGTCACCGCGCGCGAAATTTCGCCCGCGCCGGTCTCCGCCGCCGCTGCGTGA
- the lnt gene encoding apolipoprotein N-acyltransferase, which translates to MMTSLARRPALIALLLGVLAACGFAPLQLWPLTLACCAGWMLLVHRAPTRKRALWLGWVFGVGHFTINNNWFQHAFDFQDKMPPILGYAAPIALALYLAIYPAIAAGVAWHLRGRGKPDAAYILGFGAAWIASEWLRSVMFTGYAWDPIAVIWVPVQPVAALAAYIGTYGMSGVTVVLAGALLALPKRPLPLIGAVAALVLLLGAQAFSYIPPAGRALTAGAPRVVVVQPNVPQDQRGESDGALMMRKLSALSGRPGAAPRLVLWPEGVVRDFIEDGYPAYAYGFQPSPFYLRRQMAALLGRNDVLLTGGTALQFDRNGNVVTASNSVFAIDPSARIAGRYDKAHLVPYGEYLPMPWLLKPLGLARLVPGDMDFIDGPGPANLTLPGFGAIGVQICYEIIFSGQVIDRAHRPRLLFNPSNDAWFGKWGPPQHLAQARMRAIEEGLPVVRATPNGISAVIAADGRLVATVPHEKAGAIDVPIPPPAAPTLFSRVGNLAALVIALLLASGAVAFRQRRR; encoded by the coding sequence ATGATGACCTCCCTCGCCCGGCGCCCTGCCCTGATTGCCCTGTTGCTCGGCGTGCTGGCGGCATGCGGATTTGCGCCGCTGCAATTATGGCCGCTCACGCTCGCCTGCTGCGCCGGATGGATGTTGCTGGTTCACCGTGCGCCGACACGGAAACGCGCGTTGTGGCTGGGCTGGGTTTTCGGGGTCGGGCACTTCACGATCAACAACAACTGGTTCCAGCACGCGTTTGATTTTCAAGACAAGATGCCGCCGATTCTGGGCTATGCCGCCCCGATCGCGCTGGCCTTGTATCTCGCCATCTATCCGGCGATCGCGGCCGGGGTAGCCTGGCATCTGCGCGGACGCGGCAAGCCAGACGCTGCTTATATCCTCGGCTTCGGCGCGGCGTGGATCGCCAGCGAGTGGTTGAGGAGCGTAATGTTCACCGGCTATGCTTGGGATCCGATCGCGGTGATCTGGGTGCCGGTGCAGCCCGTTGCGGCGCTCGCCGCTTATATCGGCACCTATGGCATGTCCGGGGTGACGGTGGTGCTCGCAGGCGCGTTGCTGGCGCTGCCGAAGCGCCCTTTACCGCTGATCGGCGCGGTTGCGGCGTTGGTACTGCTGCTCGGCGCACAGGCGTTCAGCTATATCCCGCCGGCCGGTCGCGCCCTCACCGCTGGCGCGCCGCGCGTTGTGGTCGTCCAGCCCAATGTCCCGCAGGACCAGCGCGGCGAGAGCGATGGCGCGTTGATGATGCGTAAACTCTCCGCGCTGTCCGGTCGCCCCGGTGCTGCGCCGCGCCTCGTGTTGTGGCCGGAAGGCGTGGTGCGCGATTTCATCGAGGATGGCTATCCCGCCTACGCTTATGGCTTCCAGCCGAGCCCCTTTTATTTGCGTCGTCAGATGGCCGCGCTGCTCGGGCGGAACGATGTATTGCTGACCGGCGGCACCGCGCTTCAGTTTGACCGCAATGGCAATGTCGTCACGGCCAGCAATTCGGTTTTCGCGATTGATCCGTCGGCGCGGATCGCGGGACGATACGACAAGGCGCATCTGGTGCCTTATGGCGAATATCTGCCGATGCCGTGGCTGCTCAAACCACTCGGCCTCGCACGGCTCGTGCCGGGAGATATGGATTTCATCGACGGCCCCGGACCAGCGAACCTCACCCTCCCTGGCTTCGGCGCGATCGGGGTGCAGATTTGCTATGAGATCATCTTCTCCGGTCAGGTGATCGACCGCGCCCACCGCCCACGTTTGCTGTTCAATCCTTCGAACGACGCATGGTTCGGTAAATGGGGGCCGCCGCAACATCTGGCGCAGGCCCGGATGCGCGCGATCGAAGAAGGGCTGCCGGTCGTTCGCGCGACCCCCAACGGCATTTCGGCGGTGATCGCGGCCGATGGCCGGCTCGTCGCCACGGTGCCGCACGAGAAGGCCGGCGCGATCGACGTGCCGATCCCGCCCCCAGCCGCGCCGACACTGTTTTCGCGTGTTGGCAACTTGGCCGCGCTGGTGATCGCCTTGCTGTTGGCGAGCGGCGCTGTTGCGTTCCGACAGCGGCGGCGCTAG
- the metK gene encoding methionine adenosyltransferase, which yields MRKSFIFTSESVSEGHPDKVADQISDSIVDLFLSKDPEARVACETLTTTNKVVLAGEIRGRGIMDTDGNWAPGIEAEIEHAVRETVKRIGYEQSGFHWKTFDFSNNLHPQSAHIAMGVDESGNKDEGAGDQGIMFGYATDETPGLMPATLYYSHKILERMAEDRHSGKAPFLEPDAKSQVTLQYENELPVRATALVVSTQHSADLSNEAGQAKLRDYVKGVFVDVLPQGWLPAEDKIYVNPTGLFEIGGPDGDAGVTGRKIIVDTYGGAAPHGGGAFSGKDPTKVDRSAAYVARYLAKNVVAAGLARRVTIQLSYAIGIAEPLSVYVDTHGTGTVSEAKLEEVLPKLVRLTPKGIREHLRLNAPIYSKTAAYGHFGRDTDGKHFTWEATDLVDKLKAAVAA from the coding sequence ATGCGTAAGTCGTTCATCTTCACCAGTGAATCGGTCAGCGAAGGCCATCCCGACAAGGTTGCCGACCAGATTTCGGATTCGATCGTTGATCTGTTTCTGTCGAAAGACCCGGAAGCGCGCGTCGCTTGCGAAACGCTGACCACCACCAACAAGGTGGTGCTCGCCGGCGAGATTCGCGGGCGCGGGATCATGGATACCGACGGCAATTGGGCACCCGGCATTGAGGCGGAGATCGAGCACGCGGTGCGTGAAACGGTGAAGCGCATCGGCTACGAACAGTCCGGCTTCCACTGGAAGACCTTCGACTTCTCGAACAACCTGCATCCGCAGTCGGCGCATATCGCCATGGGTGTCGACGAGAGCGGCAACAAGGATGAAGGTGCCGGCGATCAGGGGATCATGTTCGGTTACGCTACCGATGAGACGCCCGGCCTGATGCCCGCCACGCTTTATTACAGCCACAAGATTCTCGAGCGGATGGCCGAGGACCGTCACTCCGGCAAGGCGCCGTTCCTTGAGCCGGACGCGAAGAGCCAGGTGACGCTGCAGTATGAAAATGAACTGCCGGTGCGCGCCACCGCGCTGGTCGTTTCCACCCAGCATTCCGCCGATCTGTCGAACGAGGCGGGTCAGGCCAAGCTGCGCGACTACGTAAAGGGCGTGTTCGTCGACGTGTTGCCGCAGGGCTGGCTCCCGGCTGAGGACAAGATCTACGTCAACCCGACGGGCCTGTTCGAGATCGGCGGCCCTGACGGCGACGCGGGCGTTACCGGCCGCAAAATCATCGTCGACACCTATGGCGGCGCGGCACCGCACGGTGGTGGCGCGTTCAGCGGCAAGGATCCGACCAAGGTCGATCGCTCAGCGGCTTATGTCGCGCGCTATCTGGCAAAGAACGTCGTTGCGGCGGGCCTTGCGCGGCGCGTGACGATCCAGCTTTCCTATGCGATCGGCATCGCCGAGCCGCTGTCGGTTTATGTCGATACGCACGGCACTGGTACTGTATCCGAAGCGAAGCTGGAGGAAGTGCTGCCCAAGCTCGTTCGCCTGACGCCGAAGGGTATCCGTGAGCACCTGCGCCTCAACGCGCCGATCTATTCGAAGACCGCCGCTTACGGCCATTTCGGCCGCGACACCGATGGCAAGCACTTCACCTGGGAAGCGACCGATCTGGTCGACAAGCTGAAGGCCGCAGTCGCCGCGTAA
- a CDS encoding MBL fold metallo-hydrolase, which yields MPFFLKIAGTVILFLIVAVCLAITIVPRFLDRVYYEGPRSDHFDGARFFNPGGDDDTFRLPTQGSRTGFFWRYLTGSDGRPPWPPSVPVTQGKPEARVEGERMVATWIGHATMLIQTQGLNILTDPIWSERTGPLGMGPKRVTAPGVRMEDLPKIDLILVSHNHYDHLDKTTLKQLWDRDQPTIVTSLGNDKVIASTGAKATALDWGQRLTIRPGVEVIVARNHHWGSRWFTDRNRALWSAFVVKLPTGGNIFFAGDTGLGDGKWPAEAASHGPVRLAMIPIGAFRFAPGQMDAGSHIGPANAIRVFDRLGAAHAVPIHWGTYRLSYEARETPPAMLNALMHCTGGDTTRFAPAVVGAPIEIAPYSAPATRPDESLIGACLKRPEIAALN from the coding sequence TTGCCGTTTTTCCTTAAGATCGCCGGCACGGTGATTCTGTTTCTGATCGTTGCGGTTTGTCTCGCCATCACGATCGTCCCACGCTTCCTCGATCGCGTTTATTATGAGGGGCCTCGCAGCGACCATTTCGATGGCGCGCGCTTCTTCAACCCCGGCGGTGATGACGACACCTTCCGTCTGCCGACGCAGGGCAGCCGCACCGGCTTCTTCTGGCGCTATCTGACGGGTAGCGACGGGCGGCCGCCATGGCCGCCCAGCGTGCCTGTGACGCAAGGGAAGCCCGAGGCGCGGGTAGAGGGCGAGCGGATGGTGGCGACGTGGATCGGCCATGCGACGATGCTAATCCAAACACAGGGGCTGAACATCCTGACTGATCCGATCTGGTCCGAACGAACCGGGCCGCTTGGTATGGGGCCGAAGCGCGTCACCGCGCCGGGGGTGCGCATGGAGGATTTGCCGAAGATCGATCTGATCCTCGTCAGCCACAATCACTATGATCATCTCGACAAGACGACGCTCAAGCAATTGTGGGATCGGGATCAGCCGACCATCGTTACGTCGCTCGGCAATGACAAGGTGATCGCTTCGACGGGAGCAAAGGCCACCGCACTCGACTGGGGGCAGCGACTGACGATCCGGCCGGGTGTAGAGGTGATCGTCGCACGCAATCACCATTGGGGCAGCCGCTGGTTCACCGATCGCAACCGCGCTTTATGGTCCGCCTTTGTCGTGAAGCTGCCGACGGGGGGTAACATCTTCTTCGCGGGCGACACCGGTTTGGGCGATGGCAAATGGCCGGCGGAGGCTGCGTCCCACGGCCCGGTGCGGCTGGCGATGATCCCGATCGGCGCGTTTCGCTTTGCGCCCGGTCAGATGGATGCCGGGAGCCATATTGGGCCGGCCAACGCGATCCGCGTGTTCGATCGTCTCGGCGCGGCCCATGCCGTCCCGATCCATTGGGGCACCTATCGCCTGAGCTACGAAGCGCGCGAAACGCCGCCGGCGATGCTCAACGCGCTGATGCACTGCACCGGCGGCGACACGACGCGGTTCGCCCCTGCGGTCGTCGGTGCGCCGATAGAGATCGCACCTTATTCAGCCCCCGCGACGCGCCCTGACGAATCGCTGATCGGGGCGTGTCTGAAGCGGCCGGAGATCGCCGCGCTCAATTGA
- a CDS encoding hemolysin family protein gives MPSTRTDLPEDRSSAGNGDPHESGIWRGLRNLIFGDPQEDTLRDQLEEAIDRHEDDPAPDAKGDLTLLERQMVRNLLHFGERDAGGVGVPRADIIAVEEQTPFDDLVRLFAEAGVSRLPVYREKLDTIIGMVHIKDVFAILAVAGPRPAGITELIRQPLFVPMSRGALDLLADMRQTRVHLAIVLDEYSGTEGLVTIEDLIEEIVGEIEDEHDEAPEVLLVPLDGGAWEADARVELEDIGEAIDPRLGEAESDVDTIGGLTAVLAGHVPEPGACIVHPSGWRIEVIDADARRVNRVRLHPPRATPEGLED, from the coding sequence ATGCCATCAACGAGGACTGACTTGCCCGAAGACCGAAGTAGCGCCGGAAACGGCGACCCCCATGAAAGCGGCATCTGGCGCGGCTTGCGCAATCTGATCTTTGGCGACCCGCAGGAAGATACGCTGCGTGACCAGCTCGAAGAAGCGATCGATCGTCACGAGGACGATCCCGCCCCCGATGCCAAAGGCGATCTGACGCTGCTGGAGCGGCAGATGGTCCGCAACCTGCTCCATTTCGGTGAACGCGACGCGGGCGGCGTCGGCGTGCCGCGCGCGGACATTATCGCGGTGGAAGAGCAGACCCCGTTCGACGATCTCGTCCGCCTGTTCGCGGAGGCCGGGGTAAGCCGCCTGCCGGTCTATCGCGAAAAGCTCGATACGATCATCGGCATGGTTCATATCAAGGACGTGTTCGCGATCCTCGCGGTGGCGGGGCCGCGCCCGGCCGGCATCACCGAGCTGATCCGCCAACCGCTGTTCGTTCCCATGTCGCGCGGCGCACTCGATCTGCTCGCCGATATGCGGCAGACGCGGGTGCATCTCGCGATCGTGCTCGATGAATATTCCGGCACCGAAGGGCTGGTGACCATCGAGGATTTGATCGAGGAGATCGTCGGCGAGATAGAGGACGAGCATGATGAGGCGCCCGAGGTGTTGCTCGTCCCGCTCGATGGCGGCGCATGGGAGGCGGATGCGCGGGTCGAGCTTGAGGATATCGGCGAGGCGATCGATCCGCGTCTGGGCGAGGCCGAGAGCGATGTCGATACGATCGGCGGGCTGACGGCGGTGCTGGCCGGTCATGTCCCTGAACCAGGCGCCTGCATTGTTCACCCGAGCGGCTGGCGGATCGAGGTGATCGATGCCGACGCGCGCCGCGTGAACCGCGTGCGCCTGCATCCACCCCGCGCGACCCCGGAGGGGCTGGAGGATTGA
- a CDS encoding sorbosone dehydrogenase family protein: protein MRKHILIVFGLVVLAAIAIITWIAWPDTAQVDITTVEGQHPNITPPRAQWIPTVDVAKAVGWPDGAKPAAAAGLTVAAYAIGLDHPRWLYRLPNGDVLVAESNSPPRASGGITNKVMGFLMGRAGAGVPSANRITLLRDADGDGVPEVKTVFMTGLNSPFGMALFEGQLYIANTDALVRVPYTEGMTKVTAKPELVIKLQGGGNHWARNVIPAEDGRTLYVSVGSSSNIADNGMAAERYRANILQVWPKEKTYRIYAAGLRNPNGMALEPHSHQLWTVVNERDMIGSDMAPDYLTAVEMGDHFGWPWYYWGGYPDRRVEPGNAPLQQYSKRPDFALGPHVAALGLTFAADAKLGANFANGAFIGEHGSWNRKPLSGYKVVYVPFGDTGWPVKGAKPVDVLTGFLDAKGQAQGRPVSVITDKTGALLVADDVGNRVWRVSAPQAK from the coding sequence ATGCGCAAACATATTCTTATCGTTTTCGGCCTTGTCGTATTGGCCGCGATCGCGATCATCACCTGGATAGCCTGGCCCGACACCGCACAGGTTGATATCACCACGGTCGAGGGTCAGCACCCCAATATCACGCCGCCCCGCGCGCAGTGGATTCCCACGGTCGATGTGGCGAAGGCGGTCGGTTGGCCTGATGGCGCCAAGCCGGCCGCAGCGGCCGGGCTGACGGTTGCCGCTTATGCCATTGGGCTGGATCATCCGCGCTGGCTCTATCGCCTGCCCAACGGTGACGTACTGGTCGCGGAGAGCAATTCGCCCCCGCGCGCGAGTGGCGGAATCACCAACAAGGTGATGGGTTTCCTGATGGGGCGTGCCGGCGCGGGCGTGCCGTCCGCCAATCGCATCACCCTGCTGCGCGACGCCGATGGCGACGGCGTGCCCGAGGTGAAGACGGTATTCATGACGGGGCTGAACTCGCCGTTCGGCATGGCGCTGTTCGAAGGTCAGCTCTACATCGCGAACACCGACGCGCTGGTGCGCGTGCCCTATACCGAGGGCATGACCAAGGTGACGGCCAAGCCCGAACTGGTGATCAAGCTGCAGGGTGGCGGCAATCACTGGGCGCGCAACGTCATTCCGGCGGAGGACGGCAGGACATTGTATGTCTCGGTCGGCTCGTCCTCGAACATCGCCGATAACGGCATGGCGGCGGAGCGATATCGCGCCAACATCCTGCAGGTGTGGCCGAAGGAAAAGACCTATCGCATCTATGCCGCCGGGCTTCGTAACCCGAACGGCATGGCGCTGGAGCCGCATAGCCACCAGCTGTGGACCGTGGTCAACGAGCGAGACATGATCGGCTCCGATATGGCGCCGGATTATCTCACCGCGGTTGAGATGGGCGATCACTTCGGCTGGCCGTGGTATTATTGGGGCGGCTATCCAGATCGGCGTGTCGAGCCGGGCAATGCCCCGCTTCAACAATATTCCAAGCGTCCGGATTTCGCGCTCGGCCCGCACGTGGCCGCGCTCGGGCTGACTTTCGCCGCCGATGCGAAGCTTGGCGCGAATTTCGCCAATGGCGCGTTTATCGGCGAACATGGCTCATGGAACCGCAAGCCGCTGTCCGGCTACAAGGTCGTCTATGTGCCGTTCGGCGATACCGGCTGGCCGGTGAAAGGTGCGAAGCCGGTCGATGTGCTGACCGGTTTTCTCGACGCCAAGGGTCAGGCGCAGGGCCGGCCGGTCAGCGTGATCACCGACAAGACCGGCGCGCTGCTCGTGGCGGATGACGTGGGCAATCGCGTGTGGCGGGTGAGCGCGCCGCAAGCGAAATGA
- a CDS encoding polyhydroxyalkanoic acid system family protein, whose product MTAPIEVDVPHRLGTASAKERIGSGFGKLADFVPGGAITDHRWDGDTLYFTVEGLGQRVSAQMDVSDANVHCTFTLPAFLAMFSDRIRAKLEREAPKLLE is encoded by the coding sequence ATGACCGCCCCGATCGAAGTCGACGTGCCGCACCGGTTGGGCACGGCGTCCGCGAAGGAGCGGATCGGCAGCGGTTTCGGCAAGCTCGCCGATTTCGTGCCGGGCGGGGCGATCACCGATCACCGCTGGGACGGCGATACGCTTTATTTCACGGTCGAGGGGCTGGGGCAGCGCGTTTCGGCGCAGATGGACGTCAGCGATGCCAACGTCCATTGCACCTTCACGCTACCGGCGTTCCTCGCGATGTTCTCGGATCGCATCCGCGCCAAGCTGGAGCGCGAGGCGCCGAAACTGCTCGAATAG